From Azospirillum brasilense:
GAAGAAGGCCGCGCCGACCGGCCCGATCCCCATGGCGAGCACCGCCAGCCATTCGCCGCCCGACGGCGCCACGGTGGTTTCGAACAGCAGGTGCGACACCCCGGCCAGCACCGCCGTGGCGAGGCAGAAGCCGCCGACCGCCTCAGTCGGGACGTCGCCGAAACGGCGCGACAGCACCGAATAGGACGCCCAGAGCACCGCCGCGGCCATGGCCGACAGGTAGCCCGGCGTGTCCCCGGCGTCGAGCGACAGGCCGCGCCCGCCGCCGGTCACGATCAGCACCGTCCCGGCCAGCCCGCACAGCGCGCCCAGCACATGGCCGCGCTTCAGCCGCTCCCCAGGCAGCAGCGCGGAGAACAGGACGATCAGCAGCGGCCAGAGATAATTCAGCAGATTGACCTCGACCGCCGCACCGGGAGCGAGGCGGAAGGCCAGGAAATAGCAGAAATGATAGCCGAACAGCCCGGCGACGCCGAGCAGCCAAACCCGCCAGGGCTGGCGCAGCACGCCGATCACGTCCTTGCCACGCGCGGCCCCCGCCGCCGTCCCGATGATGAAGGCGACGCCGAAGGACATCGCGACGAGTTGGAACGGCGGAATGGTTCCCGACAGCGCCGTCAGCAGCGCCAGCGTGGACCACATCAATATGGCCAGCCCGCCAATGGCGGTGGCGCGGCGGACGGCGGCCGGGGCTGACGCCGCGGCGGACGGGAGACTCTGGGGCGGGAAGCTATCGGTCGGCATGGCGAACGCTTAACGCAAAGAACGCAGCCGGGCAATCGGACTGGGCAATTGGGCCGGGACAATCAAACTGCCCGGCAGCGGACCTGTGCGTGTATCCTGCCATCCGGCGGGCCGCATGCCGTCCTTCCATCCACCTCGTTCCCTTCTCAACCACGGCCCCCACCTTGCCCACCGAAGCCCTTCTTGCCGTCCTGGCCGGCGCCCTTCTCCATGCCGGCTGGAACACCGCGCTGAAGGCCGGCGGCGGCAGCGCGTCCGACGCGGTCCTGGTGGTCGCCGGGTCCGCCTTCATCGCCCTGCTGCTGCTTCCCGTCGTCCCAGCGCCATCGCTCGCCAGCGCGCCCTACCTCGGCGTGACAGCGGTGCTGCACGTCGCCTATTTCCGTCTCCTCGCCGCCGCCTATCGCGAGGGGGCGATGAGCCACGCCTATCCCCTGATGCGCGGCACGCCGCCGCTGCTCGTGGCGCTGTGCAGCGGCGTGCTGCTGGGCGAAGGTCTGTCCGCCGGCGCCTGGGCGGGGACGGTGCTGGTCTGCGGCGGCATCCTCGGGCTGACCCTGTTGGGGCGGGGATCGGGCTCGTCGGGATCGTGGCGGGGCACCGCCTGCGCGCTAGCCAACGCCCTGGTGATCGCCGCCTACACGGTGGTGGACGGCATCGGCGTGCGGCTGTCCGGTTCGGCTGCCGGCTACACGCTGTGGTGTTTCCTGCTGTTGAGCGTGCCCATGGTCGGGGGTGCGCTGCTGCGCGACGCCAGGGGTTTTCTGAGCCACGCCCGCCGACGCTGGATGGTGGCGCTGTGCGGAGGGGCGGCCAGCATCGCCTCCTACGGGCTCGCGCTCTGGGCGATGACCCTGGCGCCGGTCGCCGTGGTGGCGGCGCTGCGTGAAACCTCGATCCTGTTCGCCATGGCGTTGGCCGCCCTGGTGCTCAAGGAGCGGGTCGGTCCGGTGCGTCTGGCCTCCGGCGTGGTCATCGTGCTCGGCGCCGCGTCGCTGCGCCTCGCGGCCTGAAGCCCGGCAGTCCGAGGCCCTACTGGCGGATGGCCAGGAAGTTCTGGTACGCAAAGATTTCGTCGAACTCGGAATAGCCGGACAGCCGGTACAGCCCGTCCTTGACGATCTTACAGACGGCGAAGCCGTCCAGCCGGCTCCAGAAATCGCGCAGGAAGGTCCGGGAATCGAGGTTGCAACCGCCGAACTCGAACTGGATGAAATCGATGGCGCGCCGGTCCAACAGACCGCGCCCCCCGTCCAGGATGGCGATCTCGTGGCCCTCCACATCGATCTTGAGGAAATGGACGCGGTCGATGCCGGCCTCCGCGCAGAACCCATCCAGAGTCGCCAGACGAACGGCCTCCCCGCTCCCGCCCTCTTGAAATTCCCGGATCACGCGATCGTGGAGGGAGGCCAGGGTCGAACCGGGCCGGTCGCTGTGCAGAGTGGCTGCGCCGGCCCGGTCGGACAGGCCGAGGTTGACGGGACGGCAACGGCCGGGATAACGCGCGGCCGTCTCCTGCAGCGCGCGGAACGCCGTCGGCGACGGTTCGAAGGACCAGACGGTTGCGGCGGGAAAGCGGTCGAGCGCCGCCGCCGTGTAGACACCGACGTTGGCACCGACGTCGAAAATCACGGCTTCGGCGTCGGCGACGCCGCGCCGCTTCAGTTCGCCCTGGATGTAGCGGAGGACTCCGGCCTCGCCCGAGGTCTGGATGTCGGCGTCGTTGACCAGACCCATCCCCTTCAGGGCCTGCCGGTGGATCGCGCGGAAGAAATCCTGCTGGCCGGCCTTTCCCTGATGCTCCGCGACGTAGTCGGCGAGGGCGCGGAACAGCTCTTCAGGGGTCATGGCGGCGTGGTCTCCGGCAGCGGCGGACCGGCAGTGTAGCCGCCGCCGCCCCGCCGCGCCTCAGAAAAGCCCGTTCAGCAGAGACCCGCGCCCGCTGTAGCCGCTGCTTCCCCCGGTGAGGATGCCCAGCGCCCCGGAACTGGTCGTCGTGCCACCGGTCAGCAGGGAGGTCAGGCGCTGAAGCTGCGGTGTCTGCTGGAGCGGGTTGTCGCCCTTGGCCGGCTGCTTGGCGATGGTGTCGTAGTCCTTGCTGTAGTCGCCCATGCGCAGCTGGAGGCCGTAGTTCTTCTCCTCCTTGGCGTCCACGCCCTTGTCGCGGGAGACACGCAGCGTGTAGTCGCCGCGGTCGAGCGACAGGGTGCCCGCCTCGAACTTCTTGTAAGTGTCGTAGGTGGCGCCGGCCTCGCTGTTGCTGTCGGCGATGATCTTGCCCTGCTTGTCCATCAGCTGGACGCGCACGCCGGTGTCGCCGACGCGGCCGAGGGCGACCTCGCCGGGCGTCGCCAAATTGAATTTGTAGAAATCCGCCGGGTCGTTGGCGGCCAGCGTGCTGAGCACGTTGAGGCGGCTGGTGTCCTTCACCAGCGTGCCAACGTTGGTGGCGAAGGGCGCGGCGTTCAGGGCAGACTTGCGGACGGTCTGCTCATACTCCTGGACGTTGCCGCTGGGCTTGGCGTCGGTCGCCTGCTTGGCCTGCTCCTGGACGCGCTTCATCGCCGCGTCGATGGACGTCTGAAGGCTCTGCGCCAAGCTGCTGATGTCGCTCATTCCAACCATGGCACGCCCCTCCGACCGGCATTCTTCGCGTTTGTCGGACAGCCCCTTGCAGGCGGCGGGCCAAAAGGCTTTCCATGATTTTCAAAGGTTTGAGCCGGGGCTCCCGCCGAAGGGGCCGGCAAGATCCGCACCCCGTCCGGCAGGAATTGCCGGGGTCACGCTTCTACCAGCGCGAATGTGTCGACATCCACCAGCCCGCGGTCGGTAATCTTCAGGTGCGGAATCACCGGCAGCGGCAGGAAGGCCAGTTGCAGGAAGGGCTCGGCCAGCGGGCAGCCCATCTCCTTCACCGACGCGCGCAGGCTGCGCAGATGGCGCTCCACCGTCTCGAAGGGCTCCAGGCTCATCAACCCGGCCAACGGCAGGGCCAGTTCACCCACCACCTTGCCATTGCGAACCGCGACGAAGCCGCCCTGCAATTCGATCAAGCGGTTGACGGCGATGGCCATGTCCTCGTCCGACGCGCCGACCACGCAGATGTTGTGGCTGTCGTGCCCGACCGAGGAAGCCAGCGCGCCCTCGCGGATGTGGAAGCCGCTGGCGAAGCCGCGCCCGACATTCTGGTTGGTGCCGTGGCGGGCGAAGACGCAGATCTTCAGGATGTCGCGGTCGGGATCCGTCACCAGCTTGCCGTCTCTGGCCGGCACCTCCAGCCGCAGATGGGCGGTGATGATCTTGCCGGGCAGGACCCCGATCACCGACTGGACGGAGCCGCGGGCAGGCACCACGAAATCCTCCGCCGTCACCGGCTGAAGCTTGACCGAGCGCAGACCCACCGGGCTG
This genomic window contains:
- a CDS encoding DMT family transporter, whose product is MPTDSFPPQSLPSAAASAPAAVRRATAIGGLAILMWSTLALLTALSGTIPPFQLVAMSFGVAFIIGTAAGAARGKDVIGVLRQPWRVWLLGVAGLFGYHFCYFLAFRLAPGAAVEVNLLNYLWPLLIVLFSALLPGERLKRGHVLGALCGLAGTVLIVTGGGRGLSLDAGDTPGYLSAMAAAVLWASYSVLSRRFGDVPTEAVGGFCLATAVLAGVSHLLFETTVAPSGGEWLAVLAMGIGPVGAAFFVWDHGVKRGDIRALGVLSYATPLTSTLLLILFGQAVGGWTVWAACALIMGGAVLASRDVLRG
- a CDS encoding DMT family transporter; the encoded protein is MPTEALLAVLAGALLHAGWNTALKAGGGSASDAVLVVAGSAFIALLLLPVVPAPSLASAPYLGVTAVLHVAYFRLLAAAYREGAMSHAYPLMRGTPPLLVALCSGVLLGEGLSAGAWAGTVLVCGGILGLTLLGRGSGSSGSWRGTACALANALVIAAYTVVDGIGVRLSGSAAGYTLWCFLLLSVPMVGGALLRDARGFLSHARRRWMVALCGGAASIASYGLALWAMTLAPVAVVAALRETSILFAMALAALVLKERVGPVRLASGVVIVLGAASLRLAA
- a CDS encoding FkbM family methyltransferase, with the translated sequence MTPEELFRALADYVAEHQGKAGQQDFFRAIHRQALKGMGLVNDADIQTSGEAGVLRYIQGELKRRGVADAEAVIFDVGANVGVYTAAALDRFPAATVWSFEPSPTAFRALQETAARYPGRCRPVNLGLSDRAGAATLHSDRPGSTLASLHDRVIREFQEGGSGEAVRLATLDGFCAEAGIDRVHFLKIDVEGHEIAILDGGRGLLDRRAIDFIQFEFGGCNLDSRTFLRDFWSRLDGFAVCKIVKDGLYRLSGYSEFDEIFAYQNFLAIRQ